Proteins encoded in a region of the Plodia interpunctella isolate USDA-ARS_2022_Savannah chromosome 27, ilPloInte3.2, whole genome shotgun sequence genome:
- the LOC128681348 gene encoding uncharacterized protein LOC128681348 — protein MVLAHSPPRKAANTRPPDRNRRNLTRISETPTDIITQQSPPPQPTTSRAGHSRSHSPRSPPPRGRAPVRSPPQRLQRIMQSPSPSTSHGAPTSPPQLPRPRSSFSPPATPSRGYMSPPSTPASRRGSISRVGEDIPASWESLSPPSDITPALVYSPSSTLTPAPSNLPPPAATPAQTHPQPTQSQVVTQPLSVAIAAATVAPQATPAPTFPTALQATLSFISDSAKEIIAKISEGKSVTSGNKKRIKELAQSIMGAVEGSRNETPPELPKPVSDAVLHAIRETIRDELKGHTPTQVPTPHPAPLPTSTPPAPQSRSFATVAATSPPKRPSPMPRTQPAIIIKAKEAGDKQPDVYSEWRKNIKFRNTTFAPSKVRTLRNNTVKVNFDNAAQRDETLARVNEVPGIVAEKSKLRKPLIILKGVSKETNKDELLEIVASQNQVAAGDLRLCFLLKNRNENLYNAVLEVAPAIRRAFVEEGRVNVEHQRVHAADFSRFVQCRKCLQFGHTGNKCSADFYPCGHCGSATHHITTCPYRTDATKMTCYNCKKANSTNTKHSALDAKSCPKILNALKSLNDTTDYGY, from the coding sequence ATGGTCTTAGCCCACTCACCTCCGCGTAAGGCGGCCAATACTCGCCCCCCAGACAGGAACCGTAGGAACCTCACCCGCATCTCCGAGACTCCTACGGACATTATCACACAGCAGAGTCCCCCGCCGCAACCCACCACCTCTAGAGCGGGGCATTCACGCTCTCACTCCCCGCGGTCACCCCCGCCCAGGGGAAGGGCCCCTGTACGTTCACCTCCCCAGCGACTCCAGCGTATCATGCAGTCACCATCACCGTCCACTTCTCACGGTGCTCCCACCTCCCCACCCCAGTTGCCCCGACCGAGATCATCTTTCTCCCCCCCCGCAACCCCTTCTCGGGGATACATGTCGCCACCTAGCACTCCGGCCAGCAGGCGTGGGTCGATAAGCCGTGTGGGGGAGGATATCCCGGCGTCCTGGGAATCACTCTCACCGCCGTCGGATATCACCCCCGCACTCGTTTACTCTCCGTCGTCTACCCTCACCCCCGCGCCGTCGAACTTGCCGCCCCCGGCTGCTACACCGGCGCAGACGCACCCCCAGCCCACCCAAAGCCAAGTTGTGACTCAGCCTCTCTCAGTCGCAATCGCGGCGGCGACGGTCGCCCCGCAAGCGACACCAGCCCCCACCTTCCCCACCGCGCTCCAAGCGACACTCTCCTTTATCTCGGACTCGGCCAAGGAAATTATCGCCAAGATTTCCGAGGGCAAGAGCGTGACCAGCGGCAACAAGAAGCGCATAAAGGAGCTGGCGCAATCTATCATGGGCGCGGTGGAGGGGTCCCGAAACGAGACTCCGCCCGAGCTCCCGAAGCCGGTTTCGGACGCGGTCCTCCATGCCATCCGGGAGACTATCAGGGACGAACTAAAGGGACATACGCCTACTCAAGTTCCCACTCCCCACCCCGCCCCTCTACCTACCTCAACCCCCCCAGCCCCCCAGTCGAGGTCCTTCGCGACGGTAGCCGCCACCTCTCCACCCAAACGTCCTTCGCCAATGCCTCGTACCCAGCCGGCTATAATCATCAAGGCCAAGGAGGCCGGTGACAAACAACCGGATGTCTATAGCGAGTGGCGCAAAAACATCAAGTTCAGAAACACCACATTCGCTCCCTCGAAAGTGCGCACCTTGCGCAACAATACGGTGAAGGTCAACTTCGACAACGCCGCGCAGAGGGATGAGACATTGGCGAGGGTCAACGAAGTCCCGGGTATAGTCGCGGAGAAATCCAAACTCAGGAAACCCCTCATCATCCTAAAAGGCGTGAGCAAGGAGACAAACAAGGACGAGCTGTTGGAAATCGTTGCCAGCCAAAATCAAGTGGCTGCCGGCGACCTTCGACTATGTTTCCTCCTTAAAAACCGCAATGAGAATCTTTATAACGCGGTACTGGAAGTAGCCCCCGCAATTCGACGCGCGTTTGTCGAAGAGGGTCGCGTGAATGTGGAGCATCAGAGGGTGCACGCGGCGGATTTCAGCCGCTTTGTACAATGCCGCAAATGCCTGCAGTTTGGACACACAGGCAACAAATGCTCGGCTGACTTCTACCCGTGCGGCCACTGCGGCTCCGCTACGCACCACATCACTACGTGCCCATACAGAACAGACGCAACTAAGATGACCTGCTACAATTGTAAAAAAGCAAACAGCACCAACACCAAACACTCCGCCCTCGACGCTAAATCTTGCCCCAAAATCCTCAACGCCTTAAAATCCCTCAATGACACAACCGACTATGGTTATTAG
- the LOC128681349 gene encoding uncharacterized protein LOC128681349, with translation MSVGGVRDLTLIKKGKYEMASDKNYLPQEGTSFAGESLSASSDVDSLTVSGGGINRHRDASPSQQSVQTDSDNDSDSSLPEALLNEENRGGRGSAPLKRKAPEVSGAMERGPKINTAIRGRPRTPGMRRTQGATEGRKRATVVDEHLGVVRAAANRVLEEADKSGNLKGTVWRAMKESCQQILEAAEKIEAQQVESEAVRILTADNKRMREQLELLQKETKALRTAYSEKAAAPLTSGTGITRTEIQEVLADFKESLERDLFLRLGGMVTDRLKEAEKRGILAPEPIMRPPLTTDKRPNEVERQNHEEERPTTLMSSARPGPAARNTTRRRPQPQEEEPQPGPSQTTEAPLTNQEKEGWATVVKKKKGKRGKGKGHGKNSPPDKLKPTQAQVRTPGVSAKPPPKKMFTPPKSSAVVVTLRPESKMDYKSVMARVTTLKLPSIGVDHVAVRRTATGARIIEIPGAHSAVSADTLAEKLREMVGDEAQISRPYKTAQIKIYGFDESVTQESLKEAAAEAGNCPPGQIRVGAIRTAPDQTGASILTCPVAAANNLIKAGRLLVGWSAAKIKGLEALPMRCFRCMGLGHTRALCPSPVDRSNVCHRCGQTGHMTVECSAKEPWCAVCHAAKLPAGHVMGGKACNPPRTRGKTALATREVSEGRLMEH, from the coding sequence ATGAGTGTAGGAGGAGTCAGGGACCTCACCCTGatcaaaaaaggaaaatatgaaatggCGAGTGACAAAAACTATTTACCCCAGGAGGGTACCAGCTTCGCTGGAGAATCCCTCTCTGCATCTTCGGATGTGGACAGCCTCACCGTATCTGGGGGGGGCATCAACCGCCATAGGGACGCAAGTCCCTCTCAACAATCAGTCCAGACGGACTCTGACAACGACAGCGACTCTAGTCTCCCAGAGGCTTTGCTGAACGAGGAGAACAGAGGTGGCAGGGGTAGTGCTCCCCTGAAAAGGAAAGCACCGGAAGTATCAGGAGCTATGGAACGAGGTCCTAAAATCAACACCGCCATCAGGGGCCGGCCTCGCACACCAGGTATGCGGCGCACACAAGGCGCAACTGAAGGCCGTAAACGCGCCACTGTAGTGGACGAGCACCTGGGGGTGGTCCGGGCTGCTGCCAACAGGGTGCTCGAAGAAGCCGATAAGTCCGGAAACCTCAAAGGGACGGTGTGGCGGGCCATGAAAGAGTCCTGCCAACAAATATTGGAAGCTGCCGAGAAAATCGAGGCCCAACAGGTGGAATCGGAAGCAGTTCGAATACTCACAGCGGACAATAAAAGGATGAGGGAACAGCTAGAACTTCTACAGAAGGAAACAAAGGCGCTCCGTACGGCCTACTCCGAAAAGGCGGCTGCGCCTTTAACCTCAGGGACGGGAATCACAAGGACCGAAATCCAAGAAGTCCTTGCGGACTTTAAGGAATCCTTAGAAAGGGACCTGTTTCTGAGATTGGGGGGCATGGTTACGGATCGGCTTAAGGAGGCTGAAAAAAGGGGCATTCTTGCTCCCGAGCCGATTATGCGCCCGCCCCTTACGACAGATAAGAGGCCAAATGAGGTTGAACGCCAAAACCATGAAGAGGAACGGCCAACAACACTAATGTCATCCGCAAGACCTGGACCAGCGGCGCGAAATACAACCCGTCGCAGGCCACAGCCGCAGGAGGAAGAGCCACAGCCTGGCCCCTCTCAGACAACTGAAGCTCCTCTGACCAACCAGGAGAAGGAAGGATGGGCCACTGtggtgaaaaagaaaaaaggcaAGAGGGGAAAAGGCAAGGGGCACGGAAAAAATTCCCCCCCTGACAAGCTGAAACCCACCCAAGCCCAGGTCCGAACCCCCGGGGTGTCTGCGAAGCCGCCACCTAAGAAAATGTTCACCCCACCAAAGTCGTCGGCGGTGGTGGTAACCCTACGGCCGGAATCCAAAATGGATTACAAATCAGTTATGGCCAGGGTCACCACCCTTAAGCTACCGTCCATTGGGGTGGACCACGTGGCGGTAAGGAGAACTGCTACCGGGGCTCGCATTATTGAGATCCCCGGAGCTCACAGTGCGGTCTCCGCTGACACCCTGGCCGAAAAATTAAGGGAGATGGTGGGCGATGAAGCCCAAATATCACGGCCATATAAAACggcacaaataaaaatttatggctTCGATGAGTCAGTGACCCAGGAGTCCCTAAAGGAAGCTGCAGCTGAAGCTGGAAACTGTCCACCGGGACAGATAAGGGTTGGCGCTATTCGCACGGCACCTGACCAGACCGGGGCGTCTATTCTAACTTGCCCTGTAGCAGCCGCCAACAATTTGATCAAAGCCGGACGCCTACTGGTCGGATGGTCGGCCGCCAAAATCAAGGGGCTCGAGGCCCTGCCCATGCGATGCTTCCGCTGCATGGGCTTGGGCCACACTAGGGCCCTCTGTCCGTCTCCGGTGGACAGATCCAATGTGTGCCACCGATGCGGCCAAACGGGCCACATGACGGTGGAATGTAGCGCCAAGGAGCCATGGTGTGCCGTGTGCCACGCCGCAAAGCTCCCGGCGGGGCACGTAATGGGGGGAAAGGCCTGCAACCCCCCACGCACCAGGGGTAAGACGGCCCTGGCTACGAGGGAGGTCTCGGAGGGTCGACTAATGGAACATTAA